The Streptomyces sp. NBC_00576 genome contains the following window.
CACAGATCCTGCTCGGCGCGATCCGCCTGGATCTGGCGGTACACGAGGAGCCCGCCGATGGCGGCCAGTGCGACCAGGAGAAGCTTCTTCACCGTGCGACCTCGTCTTTCCTTGACGTAGGGGACCTCTGAGGCCCGACTATACCCTCCGGCCGAGACCGATCGGTGACCTACACCGGTCACCAACTCCCGCCCGGAACACCGCAGTAGAAGCGGACGACACCGCTCCGATCGGAGGGTGATCACATCTCCACGTACGGTGATTTTTCGCTACACTCCTCCCCTTCCTCCACTATTTTCCCGCTTTTCGGCCTCATTGCGGCCATTCGAGTGGTGTTCATCAGAAGATCGACGCGCCATGGGCGTAGGTCCACCACTTCCCGGCCGCCATACACATCATGAGGAAAGTACGCAAATCGCCCAACCCGAAAGTGAGGGGCCATGGCCCAGAACAAGGTCATGAAGCTGTGGACCGCCATCGTCACCGCCTTCCTGGCGCTGTGCACGACGCTCGGCCTGATCACGACGACCACCACTGCGGCGGTAGCCGAGAGCCGCCCGGTGCGCAACTGCA
Protein-coding sequences here:
- a CDS encoding DLW-39 family protein, producing the protein MKKLLLVALAAIGGLLVYRQIQADRAEQDLWTEATDSVPTGS